CGGCGGCTCGCAGCCCCCCTTCGAGCAGGTGGCGCACAACTCGACCCTGAACATCGAGGATGCTAAGCGATACAGGGCCCGCCGCGGGCAACCCGAAGGTGATCCTCGTCGACGGGTTGAAGGGATTCGGGTAGGCGCTCACATGGAGCGCCGCTGAGGGCGGAGCTGCGACCGCCGTGGGGAAGATCTCCCGCGCCCAGAGCCCCACAGAGGACCGCCCGAAGTAGACCCGGCTATCACTGGGACAGACAACGCACTGATTGCCAGTCCAGACACCAGGCAGGTCCCCCGTGATGTCTTCCCAAGTGTCTCCCCCATCCGTCGTCAGCATGATCGCTTGGTCTCTTAGCGCAACCAGGATGTCGGTATCGTAGGGGTGCATGCTCATGTCGCCATAGTTGCCCTGGAGGATCTGCTCCCAGTGCTGCCCGCCGTCCTCAGTCTCATAGATCCCGAAGGCGGGATGCGCCGCAACGTCCCAATCCCATTGCTGAACGTAGAGATGCTGGGAATCGAGGGGATCGACAGCGACTGCGGTGAAGTACGCGACCCGTGGCATGTCGCCCGTGATCTCCTCCCAGGTCTCGCCGCCGTCCGTGCTGCGAAGAACCCCGTTTGCGCCTCCAAACCCGGTGCCGTAGGCAGCCACGATGTGCCCGTCGGCACTCACCGCGAGATCCCATCCGCTGTTGGAAGAGGTGTCGAAGATGAGGGGGTGTACGATGGACCAGGAGAGGCCCCCATCCAGTGAGCGCCAGATCGCCCCACCGCCATCGCTCAGCGTGGTGCAGGCGAAGAGCGTCTTCTGACTCCCTGGGAGCCGTCCGAGTCCCGTCACGATTCCGGTTCCAGAGCCCCCGCCGT
This window of the bacterium genome carries:
- a CDS encoding T9SS type A sorting domain-containing protein codes for the protein MRRRVVFALLLLILGGAGGAQEWEFIDDLSAMGGLNQMVADPVHGRLLLGGGRGYRIYHPESSIWMDRLWPEGIHRPVYCFLPNAADSLALLTGRVDGFWYGYIVDNQGLTVWGPITYLDGGGSGTGIVTGLGRLPGSQKTLFACTTLSDGGGAIWRSLDGGLSWSIVHPLIFDTSSNSGWDLAVSADGHIVAAYGTGFGGANGVLRSTDGGETWEEITGDMPRVAYFTAVAVDPLDSQHLYVQQWDWDVAAHPAFGIYETEDGGQHWEQILQGNYGDMSMHPYDTDILVALRDQAIMLTTDGGDTWEDITGDLPGVWTGNQCVVCPSDSRVYFGRSSVGLWAREIFPTAVAAPPSAALHVSAYPNPFNPSTRITFGLPAAGPVSLSILDVQGRVVRHLLEGGLRAAGSQTVAWDGRDTLGRSLPSGLYFARLEAGGQRAVGKLLLLQ